DNA sequence from the Bubalus bubalis isolate 160015118507 breed Murrah chromosome 24, NDDB_SH_1, whole genome shotgun sequence genome:
ACTAGGACAGATTTTGAGGGGGAAAATGCCAGAATTTTTTAAACACGAGACGATGATTGGGCTGCTTTTTTCTAGAGGGTGTTTCTCAGGCTGTTATGAATTTGGATAGGAGCCCAGTGCCTCGGGAAGCGGGTCTGTCCCCCCAtggtcccccctccccccatcagtGCCGGGCCCCCAGCGGCCACGTGCTGTTGGGGGAGGTCAGGGCTCCGAGACGGGGGTTCCGGGGGCCCCGCAGCCACGAGAGGAGACTGCGGCGCTGCTGCATGTGCCCAGACAGGCTGCTGCTCCTCTCTGGGCCTGGACCAGCCAGCTCACCCTGAGGGCTCAGCGCACGCCCCATGCCCCTCTAAGGAGCGGAGACGTGTGACTTCCCAGGAGGCCCCGACCAGTCCCCACATGCAGCCCGCGGACGTTGGCGTCAGGGAGTTCCTCTGTTCGGGGTCACTGCAGGTCAGCagtgaggaggtgggggaggaaggtATGCAGGCCGAGGCCCCCGATGGATGCCACCCAGGCCGGAGCCAGAGCCCAGGGCTGTTTGCCAACCCCCCCCCCATGCTGGGCAAACAGAGCCCTCCGTCCCCAGGGGCCTGAGCTGGGACAGCGGCCCCCTGAGGCCCGCAGCCTGGGAGGGAGCAGGGCTGAGCCCTGGGGGTCTTCCGCAAGTAGGGCAACCCCAGGACCAGATAGAGTCAGTCCACAGTTAATTCTAGCAAACAGTTCTCAAAAGAATTCACATCGATGCTTTACAAACTCTTCCCAGAAACATAAGAGAAAGGAACTCACTCTCACAGAATCATTACTTTTACGTGTTGATACCAAAACCAAGGAcgtcacaagaaaagaaaacacacaccacTACCTTTATGTACAGATGTAAAAACTTcgacaaaatattagcaaaacaaaTCCAACAGCACATAAAAATAGTGATCGCCCCATGACAAGGAGATTCATCCCAGGAACGCAAGTGTGGTTCAACAAACAAATCCAGTCAgcgctgggtgtgtgtgtgtgtgtatgtgtgtgtgtgtgtgtgtgtgtgtgtgtgtgtgtgtaaatgtgtgtgtgtatgtgtgtatgtgtgtatatgtctgtttatgtatgtgtgtatgtgagtatatgtgtgtgaatgtgtgtgtatatgtatgtgtgtatgtgtgtgtaactgtttatgtgtgtgtgtaaatgtgtgtgtacatgtgtgtatgtgcgtgtgtgtatatatgtatgtgtgtatatgtgtgtgtgactgtgtgtataagtgtgtaaatgtgtatatgtgtaaatgtgtgtgtaaatgtgtgtgtgtgtacgtgtgtgtgtaaatgtgtgtgtgtgtgtgtgtgtgtgtgtatgcctgctgccaagtcgcttcagttgtgtccaactctgtgcgaccccatggactgcagcataccaggcttctcggtccatgggattctccaggcaagaacactggagtgggttgccatttccttctccgtgtgtgtatatgtatgtatgtatgtgtgtatatatatgtgtgtatgtgtgtataaatgtatgtgtgtgtatgtatgtatatgtgtgtatatgtatgtgtgtgtaaatatgtgtgggtatatgtgtatgtatatgtgtataaatgtgtgtatatgtatgtgtgtatatgtgtgtatgtgtttatatgtgcgtgtgtacatatgtgtgtatatatgtatgtaagtgtgtgcgtgtatgtgtgtgtgtaaatgtgtgtgtatatgtatacacacacaatatacatGCATTATGTtcacaagataaaaaaaatacaaatgatctTCTCAATTACTGTGGAAAAAGCATCACCCAGAAAAAAATCCAACACCGTTTCATGCTAAACACTCAGCAAGCTAGAAACAGGAGGGAACTCCCTTACCCTGGAAGGAACCCACACCTGGCACCATATTTAAGGCAGAAAAACGTAAAACTTTCCCCccatcaggaacaagacaatgatGTCTGCTCCGCCAGCTTCTCCCCACTATCCCAGAGGTTCTCACCCTGgcgattaaagaagaaaaaagaaatagatcgAGAAGAAAGCAGTCAGCTACTCCTATTGTAAGGTGACACAACCTTGTACATGGAAAATGCCAAGAaacccagacacacacagacgTCAGAGCTAAAAACGAGGCCACAGGACTGCAGGACAATATCCGAACACCAGCTGCACGGGTCAACACGCACCAGCAAAGACCCAAAAGTTAAACCAAGAAAACAGCTTCACTGACAACAGCCCAGCAACAGCAAGGCCTTGTGAGGTCCCTGAGCTCCTGTCTGATACCTTGGGGCAGCCCCGGAGGGCATCTGCGGGGACAAGAATGAACGAAGGAGCACATCTCTAGGGGCCAGCGGTGACAACCACCACCCTCTGCATTTAAAACCCGGGGTTTCGCTTTTCCACGACCCGCCCTGGAGGAAGTCTGGGTGGTGGGGGACCCGGGCTCCTGGTCTCCACTGTGCTGGGGACTAGGGCAGACGAGGGACGGGGCTCTGGGGTCAGGGGTCCGCGGCGGCCGCGGGCTGAGCTGAGCCTCCGTCTTGACGCAGCAGCGGGGCCCCCCCGCAGGTGCCGGCGACCCCGGGAGCGCAGGTCCGGACAAGCCCACAGCCGCCCCTCTCCCTCCGGAAATGCAACCTCCTCGGAGCAGCTGGGGGCCCGGCAGGCAGGGGGCTCTGCCCGCTCCCCCTCCCTGAGGGCCTGCAGGAAGGACGCAGGGGACGCCAGACAGAAAGGCAGGGACCCCAGCTCCTAGTACCAGCCAGCCCCAAGGGAGGCCCAGCCCGCAAAGCACCCAGGGAGACACCAGACACCCCGCGCTGCCCAGGTTGATGTCCACCAAGCCCGCGAGGCCAGCACCCTGGAGGGGCAGCAGGAAGAGCGAGGGCCGGGCTGTGAGCCCACCTGTGAGGGCAGAGGGCGTGGCTGCCCAGAGTTTAGAGGTGCAAAGAGGGCAGGCCGGGGCCCAGGGGCCTGCTAGTGACTCCGGGTTCCTCGTCCCCAGATGGGCAGCCTGAGGCCCAGGGGCCGCATGAGGGCTGTGAGTGCTGGGGCTGGGCCGCCTGCCTGGGGCCTGCACTGCATCCCCACCTGGAGAAGTCTCCGTCCGTCTGTCTACCCTGCACTCTAGAACCACATGCGGCCTTCGGGACAGCGCAGCGCCTGGTGGAGCCTGAGGTGGCCAGCCCTGCAGAGGCAGGTGCCAGCGCAGGCCGCGGGGccagagtggtgggatggggtgcTTCACCCACAGAGTGCCAGGCAGGGTCCTCGGCCGGGGGCACAGGGCCAGGGTCTGGTTGACGGGCCGGGGGCAGACGGCGAACACTCCACATTTTTGGCAGCTGAAGGGCCTGGTCTGAATAGCCGCTTTTCTATTCTGCAGAAGCCACCAGCTTTGCATCGCATGGCCCTGCAGCGGGCGGGAGTGGATTCCAGCCGATGGTGGAGGGGTGCTGGGGGCGCTGTGGGGTGACAGCCAGGCCCTGCCCATGCTGCAGACCCCCGAGGCCAGGCTGGGTCCTGGTCTCCAGCCTAGGGGTGACCCTGGGTTCCTCCCTCAAGAGCAGCCCCAGGGACACAGGGACACACTCTGAGCAAACAGCTTCCtggccacttgaccaccaggtCTCCCTTGGGGGCCCAGAAAAGACTCAAACCCTGGCCCTGTCTCCCAGGGTCCCAGGCTGGTGAGGAGACACCCAGAAAGGAGCCGTGAGCAGGCAAGCAGCCCCAATGGGAGGAAGCTCCAGGGAGGCCCTGCTCTCACACTCAGCCCAGCCCCACTGGGGAAGGGGGCCTGGCGGGCCGTCATCTGCGGTCCCGGGGTCCATCAGCCCACAGCCCCAGCAGACGCTCCCCCATCTGAGACTAGCTCCTCTTGCTCCCGTTCAGGGTCGGGAGCCCCATGAGTCCATCTGGAGCGTCCGCTCTGGGACAAGCTCTTACATTCACTTCGCAGACCAGCACAGCTGTCCAATCAAGAGCAGGGAAACCACCTGCCAAGGTCACACGCAAGGtcgcccaaggtcacagggcCAGGTGGTCCTGGcagggaagagcctggcagagccACGTTCCCACACTCCACGCTCAGCGGCCCCCAGCACATGAGCCAGGGTCTGCCGATGGACCTCTAGGCAAACAGCCCTCCCCAGCCTGGGTAGCGCAGGGTACTAGCTCATCTATTCAGGCCAGGGGCCCACAGGGGGACAGCTGTCCACAGGGCTCCAAAAATGCTGGCTCCTTCACCTGGGCCGCCCACTCAGCCTGAGCCCCGAGACTCAGCTGTAATTGGTACCCCACGGAATAGACAGAACTGGCGAGGCCAGTGTGAGGGGTCACGAGACCAGGGTGGGGGGTCACGAGGCCAGCAGAAAGCACAGAGGTTGGGGGTACTTCCCAGCCAGGTAGGGCCCAAAGCCCACCCCAGGTTTCAGACTGCACTCTcagagggggctggggtggggaggccgGCAGGTGGCCGCGGTGCTTCCAGGGCTTAGCATGGCCCTGCACTCATGCTTTTGCCAGGGCTGCTGTGGGCAGCTCTGTGCCCACAGCATCCTCCCGCTGACAAACTCAGCACCACAGTGGGGTCCCCGGCTTCCTGCCCGCCTCCCCCAAAGCCAAGAGAAAGGCCCTGAAGGAGTTGTGTGTGTTCACAGGTGCACAACCCAGGCAGACGGCTCTGATGGGCACTTCCAAGGCCCCCGGGATGGAGCCCAACTCCCTGCTTCACCATTTGACCCCTGGATGCCCCCTACAACAAGCGTTCTGCTCCCCAGCCCTTCACAGGCTCCGTTTTGGAGGCCCAGCACCCCACTGTATGGCCACATCTTCCTTAGGGGGCCTGTTCTCCCCATTTCTGTCTAGAGCTTCCAGGGAAATTCACAACAGATGGGGGACAAGGGAGCTGAGCCAGCTGAGCACGCCACCTGGACCCCTCGGGGGTCGATGACGCGGCCTCCCAGGAGCCCTGGAGCTGGACGGGCACTGGGCAGGGGCCAGCGTTCAGGGCCTAGTGCCTTTATCAGGGAATGGAGAGCAGGCCGAGACCCTCAGTCCCGTGAGACGTGGTGGCCGCTCCCCACCAACATCCTCCCGGCTGCCGCTGGGGGTCCCACCCCTTCCTGGGCGTTCCTCTCCCCCAAGAGCACACCAAGCCTTTCTGCGCCATTGCTTTAATGGACAGACCATCAGACGCATTTGCCCAAAGAAAGAATAACTGAGCAGGGTTCTGGGCATCTCACCGGACGTAAATACACAGATCACGTTTGTACATCTCACATCAGACATGTATCCACAGCACAGGATCGCGCAGAGCGCCGCTGCGGGACACCCCTCCTGGGAGGGGCGGTCCCCCTTGGGGCGGGGCCACGGCCCGCGACCACACCCCCATGCGCTAGCTCAAAGGCGTCCTACACCCGCGCGTGGAAGAAGCTCCTTAACAGACAGGTGAGTCCTGGGACGCTCCCTGTCACCGGAGACGGCCCCAGGGCAACAGAAGGGTCCCGACGGTCACTCGAGCTCTGAGGCGAGGACGGGGCGGCAGGCCGCGGGCAACACAGGGCTGACCCAGTTCGCAGGCGCAGCAGACACTGCTGTCCACGCACTCCGAGGGATCAAATCTTCCTCATCCACTTGGCATCTGATAGGGCGCGCCGCTGTGTCTCTGTGAGGTCACGATGCCGGTGCAGCTGTTCGGCCCGGTCCTCTAGGTTCCAGAATCCCAGAGGCAGGCCCAGGACACCGAGACCTCCCGGTCACCACCTGGAGCTCCAGCACCACAGGCCACAGGCCATGTGACGCTGATGGGCCGCGGCCACAAATGCTTTTCACCGTAAATGCATTttggtgggtttgtttttttccttttggttcaaaaaaaaaaaaccatggcaGGCTCTCAGGTATATAAAACTTGGTAATAttagacaaaaatacaaacttcacctttacaaaaaaaacaaaattaaacaacacCACACAGAATTTCTGTTGAATACACGTAAAGCGTAACAGCTTACCAAAAATAAGAGTTTAGTTTCTGTCCAAACACGGCAGCAGCAGGGAGCAAGCCCGGGCCGCCGCTCGGGAAAGCCGGGTCCTCAGGCCCGGCCACGCAGGCAGGAGGCTGGGGAATGGCATGTGATTGCTTCACGCAGTTCTCTCGAAATGGCTTAAATTAAAAGGCGGGTGAGACGGGGCAAGAAGAAACACGTACAGCCAGAAACATTTAGGAAATGATGCACGGGTGGGCATACCACGTTTATTTTAATACAGCTCGTTCGCTTGCATCCTGCAGGAAAGGGACCATCCCCTGTCCTCACTGTCACAGCGGCCTGGTGTCATCGGTGTAAATGTCCTCCaaagagataattaaaaaaaaaagctaggccAAGAGTAAAAAGGAAAGCTTAATAATCACTttatgatgtaaaaaaaaaaatccacttaagGCTCTCAGGGAAGTTTCTGGATAAGACTCAAACACTACGGCAAGGAGATGTGGTTCCCCAGTCTTGGCTCCTGCGTGCGCCTGCAGAGCCCGCGGCCTCCGATCGCAGCCTTCAGAAAGCAGGCTCTGCATCCTCGGCAGAAGCACCTGTGACCACCCTGGACAGAGATCCAGTCCGCCGAGACGTCAGTCCTCCCGTCCCTCGGGGCGTCCCTCCATTCCGGCAACTGTTCAGATATTTCTGTGAGTGAGTCTGTTTGTCGTGTTTCGTGGGTTTGTTTGCTCTCTGTTTTTTGACAAGGAAGCGTCTTATTGTCTCACCGAGCGCTACAATACTTGCTTTGATGTCACATGAACAACGCATACTGTCTCTTTGTTCTCCAAAGCGTGCATGGAGACAGTTTTCACGGAGGAGAACAAAGACCACGCTGGCAGTAAGCACCGTACATAGTAGGTTCAGGAATGTAACACGCCATGTACATCCGTGTCCCGGGAGAGGGCTGCTGGCTGATCTTCACCTCACATCTGCAggcaggagagagacagacactgaGAGGCCACGAACTCACGAGCGCCATGACGGCACGCACACACGCTGCGTGGTAGCTCGcaagatttaaagcctttgttaaATTTTCCAAATCAAATATGCCCCATTACCCTTTCTGTAACATCCTGACCAGAACTGGCACTCGGCTCTTGGGATCTCATAGAACACAGCTTCAGAGCAAGCCCCATtctcccattgtacagatggggaaaactgaggcccagaagggttcttctgcttttctcctcacctttctctttcttctggccTACAGCTTGGTGTGATTTCTGGTGTTCCAGCAGCCATTCTGGGCCATGAGGCAATCCTGCCACCGGATGCCATCAGTGAGACACGGGTCTCTGTGACCGGGCGGGGCACATGGGCCTGAGCGTGCAGCAGCTCTTCCCTGCCCTACACTGCCCGTCTGTTGCTCATCCGAACATTCGCACCACACACCCAGAGACCGAATGCTAGCAGGGAGGCAGGGACGGCACTCTCCCTTTGGGGTCTCTGTCATCAGCTGGCCTGTGGAGGCTTAGCCCGGTGGCTGCAGACTGGGAAGCACAGGCAGGTACTGATCAGCCCCTGCACAACCTCAGGACCCGAAGCCAAGGCTCGGCAGCTGGGGGCTGCTTCAGGATCTGTCTACATGGACCCTTCCTCCCAGAGGAGCCTCCCGAGTGGACCTGGCCCACAGGCCTCAGAAGCTCCTGGCCTGGTCAGGTTCTACAGTTACACATCACTCAGCTGGGCCCTGGGTTCCCAGGCACCTATCGCCAAGAGTTTCTCTCACAACTGTTTGTCTTGGATGCCATGGGCTCCACATGCCCAGGAGCAAGGACCAGGCTCTCCAGAGGCAGACAGTCCAACAGGAAGGACCAGGAAGACTTAACACTGCCTCCCTCCGTGACAACCGCAGTTGCCCACACCCacctcccctgggaagcccctcgaAAAGACCACTTTTCCCAGGCCCCCTCCGAGTGGAGGGGTGGCCAGTGAGATTGAAGCAAAAGTCACTGGGTCCCTTCCTGTTCTCCCCACCATAGCCT
Encoded proteins:
- the PDGFA gene encoding platelet-derived growth factor subunit A isoform X1; its protein translation is MGRAWLSPHSAPSTPPPSAGIHSRPLQGHAMQSWWLLQNRKAAIQTRPFSCQKCGVFAVCPRPVNQTLALCPRPRTLPGTLWVKHPIPPLWPRGLRWHLPLQGWPPQAPPGAALSRRPHVVLECRVDRRTETSPGGDAVQAPGRRPSPSTHSPHAAPGPQAAHLGTRNPESLAGPWAPACPLCTSKLWAATPSALTGGLTARPSLFLLPLQGAGLAGLVDINLGSAGCLVSPWVLCGLGLPWGWLVLGAGVPAFLSGVPCVLPAGPQGGGAGRAPCLPGPQLLRGGCISGGRGAAVGLSGPALPGSPAPAGGPRCCVKTEAQLSPRPPRTPDPRAPSLVCPSPQHSGDQEPGSPTTQTSSRAGRGKAKPRVLNAEGGGCHRWPLEMCSFVHSCPRRCPPGLPQGIRQELRDLTRPCCCWAVVSEAVFLV